A stretch of the Malus domestica chromosome 08, GDT2T_hap1 genome encodes the following:
- the LOC103421350 gene encoding receptor homology region, transmembrane domain- and RING domain-containing protein 2-like isoform X2: protein MSTMNLAVVLVAVAVVLFGRFCITKANVVLMGNNVTLSFDDKEATFAPEVKGSGECGVLYLAEPPHACSTLTNQVEQGTNYSSPFVLIVRGGCSFEDKVRRAQKAGFKAAIIYDNEDSNILVSMAGSSAGIKIYAVFVSKTSGELLKKYIGLTNMELWLIASFENTAWSIMATSFISLLAMSAVLATCFFVRRHRIRRERPQAFRVQEFHGMSKRLVKAMPSLKFTTVLEDNCTSSTCAICLEDYNFGEKLRILPCRHKFHAFCVDSWLTSWRTFCPVCKRDARANTGDLPASESTPLLSSGPSSVASSVLSSMRSSIASSSAIQIGPSLSRNPSLSHSHSYASTGHIQQSLRSSYRQSPSISASRSSMDLRNASSQRSHVSYFVSPHSMGYPTLLPPNSRYMSVGHIPSPSNASPSYMSSSNHRQHPLHCSESAATFSPFSSAQSLPEC, encoded by the exons ATGAGCACTATGAATCTGGCGGTGGTTctggtggcggtggcggtggttCTGTTCGGCCGATTTTGCATCACCAAGGCCAATGTGGTGCTGATGGGGAACAACGTCACTCTCTCTTTCGACGACAAGGAAGCTACTTTTG CTCCGGAGGTTAAGGGTTCCGGGGAATGCGGAGTGTTGTATTTGGCCGAGCCTCCTCATGCGTGCTCGACATTGACTAATCAAGTCGAACAAGGCACGAATTATAGCTCCCCCTTCGTTTTGATCGTAAGAGGAGGGTGTAGTTTTGAGGATAAAGTTAGAAGAGCACAAAAGGCCGGCTTCAAAGCTGCAATTATCTACGACAATGAAGATAGCAACATCTTGGTTTCAA TGGCAGGAAGCTCAGCTGGTATAAAAATATACGCCGTGTTCGTTTCGAAAACTTCTGGTGAACTACTAAAGAAGTACATTGGACTTACTAACATGGAGCTGTGGCTAATTGCAAGCTTTGAGAATACAGCATGGTCAATCATGGCAACCTCTTTCATTTCATTGCTTGCCATGTCTGCAGTGCTGGCTACTTGTTTTTTCGTTCGCAGGCATCGAATAAGACGAGAGAGGCCTCAAGCTTTTCGTGTCCAAGAATTTCATGGGATGAGCAAACGCTTAGTAAAAGCAATGCCAAGTTTGAAATTTACCACTGTTTTAGAGGACAACTGCACATCAAGCACATGTGCTATATGTCTTGAGGACTATAACTTTGGAGAAAAACTCAGGATTCTGCCATGTCGCCATA AGTTTCATGCTTTCTGTGTGGATTCTTGGCTTACTTCATGGAGAACCTTTTGTCCAGTTTGCAAGCGTGATGCAAGAGCTAATACGGGTGATCTACCCGCTTCAGAATCCACACCATTGCTTTCGTCCGGCCCATCCTCCGTGGCATCTTCCGTACTTTCATCTATGAGATCATCAATAGCATCATCTTCAGCAATACAGATAGGACCATCATTGTCACGGAACCCTTCATTGTCTCATTCTCACTCTTATGCTAGCACAGGTCACATTCAGCAGTCTCTTAGGTCCTCCTATCGCCAGTCCCCTTCTATTAGTGCAAGCAGAAGTTCAATGGACCTCCGAAATGCCTCGTCTCAAAGGTCCcatgtttcctattttgtttCACCCCATTCCATGGGTTACCCAACTTTATTACCCCCGAATTCAAGATACATGTCTGTTGGACACATTCCAAGCCCTAGCAATGCATCACCAAGCTACATGAGCTCTTCCAATCATCGACAGCATCCACTACATTGTAGTGAATCAGCTGCAAcgttttctcctttttcttctgctCAATCTCTTCCTGAATGCTGA
- the LOC103421350 gene encoding receptor homology region, transmembrane domain- and RING domain-containing protein 2-like isoform X1: MSTMNLAVVLVAVAVVLFGRFCITKANVVLMGNNVTLSFDDKEATFAPEVKGSGECGVLYLAEPPHACSTLTNQVEQGTNYSSPFVLIVRGGCSFEDKVRRAQKAGFKAAIIYDNEDSNILVSKTVIPFCVENTVAGSSAGIKIYAVFVSKTSGELLKKYIGLTNMELWLIASFENTAWSIMATSFISLLAMSAVLATCFFVRRHRIRRERPQAFRVQEFHGMSKRLVKAMPSLKFTTVLEDNCTSSTCAICLEDYNFGEKLRILPCRHKFHAFCVDSWLTSWRTFCPVCKRDARANTGDLPASESTPLLSSGPSSVASSVLSSMRSSIASSSAIQIGPSLSRNPSLSHSHSYASTGHIQQSLRSSYRQSPSISASRSSMDLRNASSQRSHVSYFVSPHSMGYPTLLPPNSRYMSVGHIPSPSNASPSYMSSSNHRQHPLHCSESAATFSPFSSAQSLPEC, encoded by the exons ATGAGCACTATGAATCTGGCGGTGGTTctggtggcggtggcggtggttCTGTTCGGCCGATTTTGCATCACCAAGGCCAATGTGGTGCTGATGGGGAACAACGTCACTCTCTCTTTCGACGACAAGGAAGCTACTTTTG CTCCGGAGGTTAAGGGTTCCGGGGAATGCGGAGTGTTGTATTTGGCCGAGCCTCCTCATGCGTGCTCGACATTGACTAATCAAGTCGAACAAGGCACGAATTATAGCTCCCCCTTCGTTTTGATCGTAAGAGGAGGGTGTAGTTTTGAGGATAAAGTTAGAAGAGCACAAAAGGCCGGCTTCAAAGCTGCAATTATCTACGACAATGAAGATAGCAACATCTTGGTTTCAA AAACTGTAATTCCCTTTTGTGTGGAAAATACAGTGGCAGGAAGCTCAGCTGGTATAAAAATATACGCCGTGTTCGTTTCGAAAACTTCTGGTGAACTACTAAAGAAGTACATTGGACTTACTAACATGGAGCTGTGGCTAATTGCAAGCTTTGAGAATACAGCATGGTCAATCATGGCAACCTCTTTCATTTCATTGCTTGCCATGTCTGCAGTGCTGGCTACTTGTTTTTTCGTTCGCAGGCATCGAATAAGACGAGAGAGGCCTCAAGCTTTTCGTGTCCAAGAATTTCATGGGATGAGCAAACGCTTAGTAAAAGCAATGCCAAGTTTGAAATTTACCACTGTTTTAGAGGACAACTGCACATCAAGCACATGTGCTATATGTCTTGAGGACTATAACTTTGGAGAAAAACTCAGGATTCTGCCATGTCGCCATA AGTTTCATGCTTTCTGTGTGGATTCTTGGCTTACTTCATGGAGAACCTTTTGTCCAGTTTGCAAGCGTGATGCAAGAGCTAATACGGGTGATCTACCCGCTTCAGAATCCACACCATTGCTTTCGTCCGGCCCATCCTCCGTGGCATCTTCCGTACTTTCATCTATGAGATCATCAATAGCATCATCTTCAGCAATACAGATAGGACCATCATTGTCACGGAACCCTTCATTGTCTCATTCTCACTCTTATGCTAGCACAGGTCACATTCAGCAGTCTCTTAGGTCCTCCTATCGCCAGTCCCCTTCTATTAGTGCAAGCAGAAGTTCAATGGACCTCCGAAATGCCTCGTCTCAAAGGTCCcatgtttcctattttgtttCACCCCATTCCATGGGTTACCCAACTTTATTACCCCCGAATTCAAGATACATGTCTGTTGGACACATTCCAAGCCCTAGCAATGCATCACCAAGCTACATGAGCTCTTCCAATCATCGACAGCATCCACTACATTGTAGTGAATCAGCTGCAAcgttttctcctttttcttctgctCAATCTCTTCCTGAATGCTGA
- the LOC108169338 gene encoding uncharacterized protein: protein MGDRDREPAPITRADLDAQAEQITNLTTQIRELREMLVQAIGPNNHRVVGVNNLRVPRLRVQDSESESEEEDVEPHAANNPNHQNRNNFDDFRIKADIPTFAGNLKIEDFLDWLVEVERFFDVIEVPETKMVKMVAFRLKVTAAVWWDQLQNTRQRQGKNQIRTWRKMKQLLMDRFLPTDYEQLLYRMYISCVQGNRNVTDYTDDFMRLAERNNLMETENQRVARFVNGLKPSIQEKIGLQNLWSLQEAINMALKAEIIEKERRQTSFRRNVTEHFENPVVSSTDKGNSVPQSSGELKPSSFSSRAANEGSSRTFNKGQNRNQPPRENPYAKPMGDICYRCNKIGHRSNVCPERRQANLLEAEGDQEEVGDDDYEGVEFATEEGMDRLALVLQRVFLTPKEDGQRHCIFRSLCSINNKVCEVIVDNGSCENFVAKKVVERLQLPTEPHVTPYSLGWVKKRPSVYVTETCRVPLSIGKHYCDEVLCDVIDMDACHILLGRPWQFDVDSTLKGRDNVVLFT, encoded by the coding sequence ATGGGTGATCGTGATCGTGAACCTGCCCCTATCACTCGAGCAGACTTGGATGCTCAAGCTGAACAGATTACAAACTTAACTACTCAAATTAGAGAACTTCGTGAGATGTTGGTCCAAGCCATCGGTCCAAATAATCATAGAGTTGTTGGAGTCAATAATCTACGAGTTCCTAGGCTCCGTGTTCAAGACAGCGAATCGGAGTCCGAAGAAGAAGATGTGGAACCACATGCAGCTAACAATCCAAACCATCAAAACCGCAACAACTTTGATGACTTTCGGATTAAGGCCGACATTCCAACTTTTGCAGGAAACCTTAAAATCGAAGATTTCCTGGATTGGCTAGTTGAAGTAGAAAGATTCTTTGATGTCATAGAGGTTCCCGAGACAAAGATGGTGAAGATGGTGGCCTTCCGTCTCAAAGTAACTGCCGCTGTTTGGTGGGATCAATTACAAAATACTCGGCAGAGGCAAGGAAAGAATCAAATCCGCACTTGGAGAAAAATGAAGCAACTCTTGATGGATCGTTTCTTACCTACGGATTATGAACAGCTTTTGTATCGTATGTACATCAGCTGCGTCCAAGGCAACAGAAACGTGACTGATTATACGGATGATTTCATGAGACTTGCGGAGCGAAACAATCTGATGGAGACAGAAAATCAAAGGGTTGCAAGGTTCGTGAATGGATTGAAACCCTCCATTCAAGAAAAGATTGGGCTGCAAAATCTGTGGAGTTTGCAAGAGGCCATTAACATGGCCTTGAAGGCGGAGATAATAGAGAAAGAAAGGCGACAAACCTCTTTCCGGAGGAACGTGACGGAGCATTTTGAAAACCCTGTTGTCTCGTCCACCGACAAAGGGAATTCTGTGCCACAAAGTTCGGGAGAATTGAAACcttcaagtttttcttctcgAGCAGCAAATGAAGGGAGTAGCAGAACTTTTAACAAGGGGCAGAATAGAAACCAACCTCCAAGGGAGAATCCGTACGCCAAGCCTATGGGAGACATTTGTTATCGTTGCAACAAAATTGGGCATCGATCTAACGTTTGTCCTGAACGGAGACAAGCCAATTTGTTGGAGGCTGAAGGGGACCAAGAAGAAGTTGGTGATGATGACTATGAAGGCGTTGAATTCGCAACTGAAGAAGGAATGGATCGTCTCGCTTTGGTGTTGCAGCGAGTTTTTTTAACACCAAAAGAGGATGGGCAACGACACTGCATTTTTCGTTCTCTTTGCTCCATCAACAACAAAGTTTGCGAAGTGATTGTAGAcaatggaagttgtgaaaatttTGTGGCCAAGAAAGTGGTGGAGCGTTTACAGCTACCAACGGAGCCTCATGTCACCCCATACTCACTTGGATGGGTGAAGAAAAGACCTTCCGTTTATGTCACAGAAACTTGTCGTGTCCCACTTTCCATTGGTAAGCATTACTGTGATGAAGTACTTTGCGATGTTATTGATATGGATGCTTGTCATATACTATTAGGGAGACCGTGGCAGTTTGATGTGGATTCGACATTGAAGGGTCGAGATAATGTGGTGTTATTTACTTAG